The following coding sequences lie in one Oryza brachyantha chromosome 10, ObraRS2, whole genome shotgun sequence genomic window:
- the LOC107305063 gene encoding LOW QUALITY PROTEIN: protein PHYTOCHROME KINASE SUBSTRATE 3 (The sequence of the model RefSeq protein was modified relative to this genomic sequence to represent the inferred CDS: inserted 1 base in 1 codon): MNFMYLSFCGAYIRXKVAMWEIHEKLKSKKESDTSASVCCLVAPMESSRNGDVTVTYEQALFGRRRNGGGFAAYLDLVREEGDAGELPPRWPLPSHRPHGAASRRRTYADDGGELDVFAAERYFTGAMDAGGGEWKVDVEPEVVFAEMAQAATARPAVAVSRPSWTRASVASAGSGSTANSQTVLLRDEHRRPGYRGGKCCVHVGGFLRSCSGKRSVHVDGGEVTTEPAGAPGHETAPPPASKIEWYRDLRMDKAGRLGLAGDGDGSSHGVVAAGLPPNLNIGAARVAAIGREETTANASFRRNFTLLAPVKVTVPASGDVVVDDDDDVGSESSSDLFEIKSLMIDDCPYEPSEASVQWSVVTASAAGGSVASSERGGGGGGKVRPPPPPPPVAVRQQHRRQDRPVGLLTGCVSHRAVDVSAMAAARGRSAPATTRRRAEVSRFASNGHR, translated from the exons ATGAATTTTATGTACCTATCTTTCTGTGGTGCCTATATAA TCAAGGTGGCTATGTGggaaatacatgaaaaattgaaaagcaaaaaagagAGTGATACTTCTGCTAGTGTTTGCTGTTTGGTTGCACCAATGGAGAGCTCAAGAAATGGTGACGTCACGGTCACCTATGAGCAGGCATTGTTCGGCCGGCGCCGGAACGGCGGCGGGTTCGCCGCCTACCTCGACCTCGTCCGGGAggaaggcgacgccggcgagctgccgccgcggtggcCATTGCCGTCGCATCGTCcgcacggcgcggcgagccGGAGGCGCACGTACGCCGATGACGGTGGCGAGCTCGACGTGTTTGCCGCCGAGAGGTACTTCACGGGAGCAATggatgccggcggcggcgagtggaAGGTGGACGTCGAGCCGGAGGTGGTTTTTGCGGAGATGGctcaggcggcgacggcgaggccggcggtggcggtgagcAGGCCGTCGTGGACGCGCGCGTCGGTGGCGAGCGCCGGGTCGGGCTCCACCGCCAACAGCCAGACCGTGCTGCTCCGGGACGAGCACCGGCGGCCGGGGTACCGCGGCGGGAAGTGCTGCGTGCATGTCGGCGGGTTCCTGCGGTCATGCTCCGGAAAGCGGTCGGTgcacgtcgacggcggcgaggtgacAACGGAGCCCGCCGGCGCCCCGGGGCATgagacggcgccgccgccggcaagcaAGATCGAGTGGTACAGAGACCTGAGGATGGACAAGGCCGGCCGCCTCGGGCTAGCCGGAGACGGGGACGGCAGCAGCCATGGCGTGGTCGCTGCTGGTCTCCCGCCAAATCTGAACATTGGCGCGGCGAGAGTAGCAGCCAtcgggagggaggagacgacggcgaACGCGAGCTTTCGGAGAAACTTCACTCTCCTGGCCCCCGTCAAGGTCACCGTGCCCGCATCCGgagacgtcgtcgtcgacgacgacgacgacgtcgggaGCGAGTCGAGCTCCGACCTGTTCGAGATCAAGAGCCTCATGATCGACGACTGCCCCTACGAGCCCAGCGAGGCGAGCGTCCAGTGGAGCGTGGTGAccgcgagcgccgccggcgggtccgtcgcgtcgtcggagcgcggcggcggcggcggcggcaaggtgaggccaccaccaccaccaccaccagtggCCGTGAGGCAGCAGCACCGGCGCCAGGACCGGCCGGTCGGGCTGCTGACGGGATGCGTCAGCCACAGGGCCGTCGACGTGTCGGCGATGGCCGCAGCGCGCGGCCGGtcagcgccggcgacgacgcggcggcgcgctgaGGTGTCCCGGTTCGCGAGTAATGGCCACCGGTGA
- the LOC102712935 gene encoding protein HGH1 homolog — MADELDELLGFLSSPQPNVRGAAVDIVRGLTGDADGLRALSARADRALPALLRLLASAGGGGAAEAAADSLVNLSQDDALSARLVSLGAAVASMDVMAKRGGEQPGLARSLVMLLANLTQVESGVAALLQVGDEKMQGLYVAKLVRSFCRSSSESEDEDTYEHVASVLVNISKVEAGRRILMEPKRGLLKQIIRQSDSVNQLRKKGVVSTIRNCCFEADTQIQNLLPLAEYIWPALLLPVAGKKIYGEDDRSKMPPELANVLSHEREAVENSEIRQQALEAIYMIVLQDEGRKAFWSVNGPRILQVGYEDEEDPKVMEAYELIGSLLVGKGEAEEDQEQGGQKP, encoded by the exons atggccgacgAACTCGACGAACTCCTCggcttcctctcctctccccagCCTAAC gtgcgcggcgcggcggtggacaTCGTGCGGGGGCTGACGGGGGACGCGGACGGGCTGCGGGCCCTCTCGGCGCGCGCGGAccgggcgctgccggcgctgctCCGGCTTCTGGCCTCGGCGGGGGGCgggggcgcggcggaggcggcggcggactcgctGGTCAACCTCAGCCAGGACGACGCGCTGTCGGCCCGCCTGGTGtcgctcggcgccgccgtggcctcCATGGACGTCATGGCcaagcgcggcggcgagcagccgGGCCTCGCGCGCAGCCTCGTCATGCTGCTCGCCAACCTCACCCAGGTCGAGTCCGGCGTCGCGGCGCTCCTCCAG GTTGGGGATGAAAAGATGCAAGGGCTGTATGTTGCGAAGCTTGTGCGGTCGTTCTGCAGGTCATCCAGTGAGTCTGAAG ATGAAGATACCTATGAACATGTTGCATCTGTACTAGTGAACATCTCAAAGGTTGAAGCTGGAAGGAGAATACTGATGGAACCTAAGAGAGGTCTTTTAAAGCAGATTATACGACAATCTGATTCAGTAAACCAACTTAGAAAGAAAGGG GTTGTTAGCACCATCCGCAACTGCTGCTTTGAAGCTGATACccaaatacaaaatttgctCCCTCTAGCAGAATATATTTGGCCAGCTCTACTTTTGCCTGTAGCTGGAAAGAAG ATCTATGGTGAAGATGACAGGTCAAAAATGCCTCCTGAGCTTGCAAATGTACTCTCCCATGAGCGAGAGGCTGTTGAGAACTCTGAAATTCGTCAACAGGCACTCGAGGCTATTTATATGATCGTCCTTCAG GATGAAGGACGAAAGGCTTTTTGGTCAGTCAATGGCCCGCGAATACTGCAGGTTGGTTATGAAGACGAGGAGGACCCAAAAGTGATGGAAGCATATGAGTTAATTGGATCTCTG CTTGTTGGCAAGGGTGAAGCTGAAGAAGATCAAGAGCAAGGAGGGCAGAAGCCTTAA